The following proteins are encoded in a genomic region of Takifugu rubripes chromosome 9, fTakRub1.2, whole genome shotgun sequence:
- the LOC101065523 gene encoding protein phosphatase 1 regulatory subunit 15A, which translates to MAPTVGSQGGLTGTVMARMRPGGLALLPWTKQMFSVLWGQLRLLLRVIYYTVMSVFQMFRFEVHVSITDETGQHIQHMSAAANPSDSFLFSSLFDGDGSMMVGSSGHISNFCSDMGDPFTRKSTAEALLSSLRAEELCCGLVDEFVSRTSGKEDNMFGPQNGWKMGFSGDWNIFSCSGDPSCKSTPEEDRGSPWSSEEDQNPFEFDEESRNLWESLSGSSDPYNPFFFSACTSTRTNIGKQCATKPQEGSDNKINEEVPVPSGRDGLNILVSRSDSEISWGSSDGSTLSEDAEQLLEFFTSSDPYDPMCFTACSSTSRQHQQATTSLPSSSTTDTRIPSSSEEEEEWLWNSLKAHHDPYHPLNFQACLRTASVESPPWKDQKTKKSITSKPSLQERPSKHYHPEITVVPWTRPGKSEKTNNQSGSTQKKVRFSPVIHVHVMRSWLFARQASRKGNWEEMARDRDRFQRRIKEAEASIGSCLNPAHRRKIRANLDGALTL; encoded by the exons ATGGCTCCGACTGTTGGTTCCCAGGGCGGTTTGACAGGGACGGTAATGGCGAGAATGCGGCCCGGAGGGTTGGCCCTTCTGCCGTGGACTAAACAGATGTTCTCGGTCCTGTGGGGGCAGCTCCGGCTCCTGTTGCGGGTCATATACTACACCGTCATGTCCG ttttccagaTGTTCCGGTTTGAGGTTCACGTGAGCATCACAGACGAAACAGGTCAGCACATCCAGCACATGAGCGCGGCAGCAAACCCTTCCGactcttttctgttttcctcactGTTTGATGGGGACGGCAGCATGATGGTCGGAAGTTCTGGACACATTTCCAACTTCTGCAGTGACATGGGCGACCCATTCACCAGGAAGTCCACTGCCGAGGCCCTGCTGTCCAGCTTACGGGCTGAGGAGCTGTGCTGCGGGTTAGTGGATGAGTTTGTATCCAGAACTTCGGGAAAAGAAGACAACATGTTTGGACCTCAGAACGGCTGGAAAATGGGCTTCAGTGGTGATTGGAACATCTTCTCCTGTTCCGGTGACCCCTCCTGTAAAAGCACCCCTGAGGAGGACCGTGGCTCTCCGTGGAGTAGTGAGGAGGATCAGAACCCATTTGAGTTTGACGAGGAAAGCCGGAACCTCTGGGAATCTCTGTCTGGATCTAGCGATCCCTACAACCCGTTCTTTTTCTCAGCCTGCACATCAACCAGAACCAACATAGGGAAACAATGTGCCACAAAACCCCAAGAAGGATCTGATAATAAGATAAATGAAGAGGTTCCGGTTCCTAGTGGTCGAGACGGTTTAAATATCCTGGTCAGTCGATCTGACAGTGAGATCAGCTGGGGCAGCTCTGATGGTTCCACCCTTAGTGAGGATGCTGAACAGCTTCTGGAGTTCTTCACCAGTTCTGACCCGTATGACCCCATGTGTTTCACCGCCTGCTCCAGCACATCACGTCAACACCAGCAGGCCACCACTTCACTTCCATCTTCATCCACCACAGACACCAGAATCCCTTCTtcctcagaggaggaagaggaatggCTCTGGAATTCTCTCAAAGCGCACCATGACCCGTATCACCCACTCAACTTTCAGGCCTGCCTACGGACCGCCTCAGTGGAGTCCCCCCCATGGAAGGACCAGAAAACCAAGAAAAGCATAACCAGCAAGCCCAGTCTGCAAGAGAGACCCTCCAAACACTATCACCCAGAGATCACCGTGGTGCCGTGGACACGACCGGGGAAGTCAGAAAAGACGAACAACCAGTCTGGCTCCACCCAGAAGAAG GTGAGGTTTTCTCCCGTTATCCACGTCCACGTCATGCGGTCTTGGCTGTTCGCTCGGCAGGCGTCTCGTAAAGGAAATTGGGAAGAGATGGCAAGAGACAGGGACCGCTTCCAGAGGAGGATAAAGGAGGCGGAAGCCTCCATTGGTTCCTGTTTAAACCCTGCCCACCGGAGGAAGATTCGGGCAAACCTGGATGGTGCCTTGACTTTGTGA